One region of Thermoplasmata archaeon genomic DNA includes:
- a CDS encoding non-heme iron oxygenase ferredoxin subunit, whose amino-acid sequence MATFVRVAKASDLPPGKGRVVVVQGHPVALFNVDGRFYALSNVCLHRGGPVGEGELDGSVVTCPLHGWEYDVRTGANTINPAARLRTFEVRLEGDDVLVGS is encoded by the coding sequence ATGGCCACGTTCGTTCGGGTCGCGAAGGCCTCGGACCTTCCGCCGGGGAAGGGACGCGTCGTCGTCGTGCAGGGCCATCCCGTTGCACTGTTCAACGTCGACGGTCGGTTCTACGCCCTATCCAACGTCTGCTTGCACCGAGGCGGTCCCGTCGGCGAAGGGGAGCTCGACGGGTCCGTCGTAACGTGCCCGTTGCACGGATGGGAGTACGACGTCCGCACGGGCGCCAACACGATCAATCCGGCCGCGCGGCTTCGGACGTTCGAAGTGCGCCTCGAAGGCGATGATGTCCTCGTGGGCTCGTGA
- a CDS encoding aldehyde dehydrogenase family protein has product MEFRNERTWQNAVDLGKTEEFHAHYEAAVDKLRTELGAKHPMIIGGQEAWADATFEDSSPADTTLVLGLFQKGTRAHARQAVEAAKAAFPGWAATPYTERVRIVQRAADLIAERKFALAALMSFENGKNRYEAMADVDEAADLMRWYAAEMLRNQGYERPMGQFIPGETTRSILKPYGVWAVVAPFNFPLAIAAGMSTGALITGNTVVFKPASDTPFLGLKLCEVLHEAGLPPGIFNYVTGPGDAVGQELVENADVDGFVFTGSRAVGMKAFRAFGEARPKPVITEMGGKNPTIVTATADLEKAALGVMRAAFGYGGQKCSACSRVLVDRRVKDAFVERLVAETQSIKVGDPTVRDVYLGPVINGAAVATYDKAIQEIKRSKGTILTGGTSGKGPGHFVAPTIVDGLPRDHRINREELFVPILSVIEVDGLDDAVRVANDVDYGLTAGIFTREPADLRRFFSEIQAGVLYANRAVGATTGAVVGVQPFGGWKMSGSSGKSAGAHYYLPQFMREQSQSEYA; this is encoded by the coding sequence ATGGAATTCCGGAACGAGCGGACGTGGCAGAACGCGGTGGATCTCGGGAAGACGGAGGAGTTCCACGCGCACTACGAAGCCGCGGTGGACAAGCTCCGCACGGAGCTCGGCGCGAAGCATCCGATGATCATCGGCGGCCAAGAGGCATGGGCCGACGCAACGTTCGAGGACTCCAGCCCCGCCGACACGACGCTCGTCCTCGGGCTCTTCCAGAAGGGAACGAGGGCCCACGCGAGGCAGGCGGTCGAGGCGGCGAAGGCAGCGTTCCCCGGGTGGGCCGCGACGCCATACACGGAGCGCGTCCGGATCGTCCAGCGCGCGGCGGACCTCATCGCCGAGCGGAAGTTCGCCCTCGCCGCGCTCATGTCCTTCGAGAACGGCAAGAACCGCTACGAGGCCATGGCCGATGTCGACGAAGCGGCGGACCTAATGCGCTGGTACGCCGCGGAGATGCTCCGCAACCAGGGCTACGAGCGTCCGATGGGGCAGTTCATCCCGGGCGAGACGACCCGCTCGATCCTGAAGCCGTACGGCGTGTGGGCCGTCGTCGCGCCGTTCAACTTCCCCCTCGCGATCGCGGCCGGGATGTCGACGGGCGCGCTCATCACGGGCAACACGGTCGTCTTTAAGCCGGCGAGCGACACGCCGTTCTTGGGCCTGAAGCTCTGCGAGGTCCTGCACGAAGCGGGCCTCCCGCCCGGGATCTTCAACTACGTCACCGGACCGGGCGACGCCGTCGGCCAGGAGCTCGTCGAGAACGCAGACGTCGACGGATTCGTCTTCACGGGGTCGCGGGCCGTCGGCATGAAGGCGTTCCGCGCGTTCGGCGAGGCGCGACCGAAGCCCGTCATCACGGAGATGGGCGGCAAGAACCCGACGATCGTCACGGCGACCGCGGACCTGGAGAAGGCCGCGCTGGGCGTCATGCGCGCCGCGTTCGGGTACGGCGGGCAGAAGTGCTCCGCGTGCTCGCGCGTCCTCGTCGACCGACGGGTGAAGGACGCGTTCGTTGAGCGACTCGTCGCGGAGACGCAGAGTATCAAGGTCGGCGACCCGACGGTGCGCGACGTCTACCTGGGGCCGGTCATCAACGGGGCCGCGGTCGCGACGTACGACAAGGCGATCCAGGAGATCAAGCGGTCGAAGGGCACGATCCTCACGGGCGGCACGTCGGGCAAGGGGCCCGGTCACTTCGTCGCGCCGACGATCGTCGATGGCCTCCCGCGCGATCACCGGATCAACAGGGAAGAGCTCTTCGTCCCCATCCTCTCGGTCATCGAGGTCGACGGCCTCGACGATGCGGTGCGCGTCGCGAACGACGTGGACTACGGGCTCACGGCGGGCATCTTCACGCGGGAGCCCGCGGACCTCCGGCGGTTCTTCTCGGAGATCCAGGCGGGCGTGCTGTACGCGAACCGCGCGGTCGGCGCGACAACCGGCGCGGTCGTCGGCGTGCAGCCGTTCGGTGGCTGGAAGATGTCCGGGAGCTCGGGCAAGTCGGCGGGCGCCCACTACTACCTCCCGCAGTTCATGCGGGAGCAGAGCCAGTCGGAATACGCGTGA